A genomic window from Pseudomonas argentinensis includes:
- a CDS encoding DUF2388 domain-containing protein has product MRRSSSLLLAGLFLAAATQVHAVNLRDVLSSGATTASTYLTFKDNKMIVPAQDDASSYIASNGEIRGPYLEAALQKIRTDNPDLQASDMELATAILTAQQ; this is encoded by the coding sequence ATGCGCCGTTCAAGTTCGCTGTTGCTCGCCGGCCTTTTTCTGGCCGCTGCCACCCAGGTCCATGCCGTCAACCTGCGCGACGTCCTGTCGTCGGGGGCGACCACCGCGTCGACCTACCTGACCTTCAAGGACAACAAGATGATCGTTCCCGCCCAGGATGACGCCAGCAGCTATATCGCCAGCAACGGCGAAATCCGCGGCCCTTATCTGGAGGCGGCGCTGCAGAAGATCCGCACCGACAACCCGGATCTGCAAGCCAGCGACATGGAGTTGGCCACGGCGATTCTCACTGCCCAGCAGTAA
- the gcvH gene encoding glycine cleavage system protein GcvH, whose protein sequence is MSSIPADLRYATSHEWARLEADGSVTVGISDHAQQALGDVVFIELPEIGKVLDAGQEAGVVESVKAASDIYAPVGGEVIAVNEALADSPESVNNDPYGSWFFKLQPSDASQLQKLLDSAGYEASIDG, encoded by the coding sequence ATGAGCTCTATCCCCGCCGATCTGCGTTACGCCACCAGCCACGAATGGGCACGCCTGGAAGCCGACGGCAGCGTGACCGTGGGCATCTCCGACCATGCCCAGCAAGCGCTGGGTGATGTGGTGTTCATCGAGCTGCCGGAAATCGGCAAGGTGCTCGACGCGGGCCAGGAAGCCGGTGTGGTCGAGTCGGTGAAGGCCGCCTCCGACATCTACGCGCCGGTTGGGGGCGAAGTGATCGCCGTCAACGAAGCCCTGGCCGACAGCCCGGAAAGCGTCAACAACGACCCGTACGGCAGCTGGTTCTTCAAGCTGCAGCCCAGCGACGCCTCGCAGCTGCAGAAGCTGCTGGACAGCGCAGGCTATGAGGCGAGCATCGACGGCTAA
- the gcvT gene encoding glycine cleavage system aminomethyltransferase GcvT, with translation MGQRTPLYDLHLALGAKMVDFGGWDMPLHYGSQVEEHHQVRRDCGVFDVSHMTVVDVQGADAKPYLQRLLANDVARLQTPGKALYSTMLNEQGGVIDDLIVYLLDTVEVPAYRLVVNAATRDKDLAWMRAHRSEFAVELRERSDFAMFAVQGPKARARTAELVGQARASLIHELKPFQGLPNGDWFIARTGYTGEDGLEIMLPAGEAVAFFNDLVGAGISPIGLGARDTLRLEAGLNLYGQDMDEQASPLACNLAWTVAWEPTERAFIGREALQRQHEAGEHPRLVGVVLEERGVLRAHQVVRVDGVGEGEITSGSFSPTLGKSIALARVPAKTGDRAEVEIRGKWYPLRVVQPSFVRHGKVLI, from the coding sequence ATGGGACAGCGCACACCTCTTTACGACCTGCACCTGGCGCTCGGCGCCAAGATGGTCGATTTCGGCGGCTGGGACATGCCGCTGCACTACGGCTCCCAGGTCGAGGAGCATCATCAGGTACGCCGCGACTGCGGCGTGTTCGACGTCTCCCACATGACCGTGGTCGACGTGCAGGGCGCCGATGCCAAGCCGTATCTGCAGCGCCTGCTGGCCAACGACGTGGCGCGTCTGCAAACCCCGGGCAAGGCCCTCTACAGCACCATGCTCAATGAACAGGGCGGGGTGATCGACGACCTGATCGTCTACCTGCTCGATACCGTCGAAGTGCCGGCCTACCGGCTGGTGGTCAACGCCGCCACCCGCGACAAGGATCTGGCCTGGATGCGCGCCCACCGCAGCGAGTTCGCCGTCGAGTTGCGCGAGCGCAGCGACTTCGCGATGTTCGCCGTGCAGGGCCCCAAGGCCCGCGCCCGCACTGCCGAACTGGTCGGCCAGGCACGTGCCAGCCTGATTCACGAGCTCAAGCCCTTTCAGGGCCTGCCTAACGGCGACTGGTTCATCGCCCGAACCGGCTACACCGGCGAGGACGGTCTGGAAATCATGTTGCCGGCCGGCGAAGCCGTGGCGTTCTTCAACGACCTGGTCGGCGCGGGTATTTCCCCCATCGGCCTTGGCGCGCGCGACACCCTGCGCCTGGAGGCGGGCCTGAATCTCTATGGCCAGGACATGGACGAGCAGGCCTCGCCGCTGGCCTGCAACCTGGCCTGGACGGTGGCCTGGGAGCCAACCGAGCGCGCCTTCATCGGTCGCGAGGCCCTGCAGCGCCAGCATGAGGCTGGCGAACACCCGCGTCTGGTCGGTGTGGTGCTCGAGGAGCGAGGCGTGCTGCGCGCACACCAGGTGGTGCGCGTCGACGGCGTCGGCGAAGGCGAGATCACCAGCGGCAGCTTCTCGCCGACCCTGGGCAAGTCCATCGCGTTAGCTCGCGTACCGGCCAAGACCGGTGACCGTGCTGAAGTGGAAATTCGCGGCAAGTGGTATCCGCTGCGCGTGGTGCAGCCGAGTTTCGTGCGCCATGGCAAGGTGCTGATCTGA
- a CDS encoding ABC transporter permease, with product MAHPAQRRWYPIAFAVALLVLMPLLVLLASWHEVDRQIWSHLWQTQLPRLIGNTVTLVLGVGIGVTLLGVSLAWLTSLCEFPGRRWLDWALMLPFAIPAYVLAFVFVGLLDFAGPVQSAMREWLGSGVRFPRVRSTAGVIIVLVLVFYPYVYLLARNAFLAQGKGLLEAARTLGHTPWQAFWRVALPVAWPAIGAGLALALMETLADFGAVSVFNFDTFATAIYKTWYGFYSLGSAAQLACLLLFAVMLVLYGERRARGAVRPAVERPRSGALYRLSGLRALAASAWCLLVFACAFVIPMLQLLVWFWQRGRFDLDERYLALILHTLYLGALAALITVAVALLLAFARRQAPTRLMGATVGLANLGYALPGSMLAVAIMLAFSTLDNGLVIPLSTWLGGAGKALLLGSLGALLLAYLIRFLAVAHGPLETSLARIRPSLAQASRSLGVGGVPLFGRLYLPLLMPGVLSAALLVFVDVLKEMPATLLMRPFGWDTLAVRIFEMTSEGEWARAALPALTLVLVGLLPVIVLIRRSAQRIG from the coding sequence TTGGCCCATCCCGCCCAGCGTCGCTGGTACCCCATCGCCTTCGCTGTCGCGCTGCTGGTGCTTATGCCGTTGCTGGTACTGCTGGCGAGCTGGCACGAGGTCGACCGGCAGATCTGGTCGCACCTGTGGCAGACCCAGCTGCCGCGGCTGATCGGCAACACGGTGACGCTGGTGCTCGGCGTCGGTATCGGAGTGACGCTGCTGGGCGTGAGCCTGGCCTGGCTGACCAGCCTCTGCGAGTTCCCCGGCCGGCGCTGGCTGGACTGGGCGCTGATGCTGCCCTTCGCCATTCCCGCCTACGTGCTGGCTTTCGTGTTCGTCGGCCTGCTGGATTTCGCCGGGCCTGTGCAAAGCGCAATGCGCGAATGGCTGGGCAGCGGGGTGCGTTTTCCCAGGGTGCGTTCCACCGCCGGAGTGATCATCGTCCTGGTGCTGGTGTTCTACCCCTACGTCTACCTGCTGGCGCGCAATGCCTTCCTGGCCCAGGGCAAGGGGCTGCTGGAGGCGGCGCGCACGCTCGGCCACACGCCATGGCAGGCATTCTGGCGAGTGGCCTTGCCGGTGGCCTGGCCGGCGATCGGCGCCGGCCTGGCGCTGGCACTGATGGAGACCCTGGCCGATTTCGGCGCGGTCTCGGTATTCAACTTCGACACCTTTGCCACTGCCATCTACAAGACCTGGTACGGCTTCTACAGCCTCGGCAGTGCGGCGCAACTGGCCTGCCTGCTGCTGTTCGCGGTGATGCTGGTGCTCTATGGCGAGCGCCGTGCCCGTGGCGCCGTACGGCCCGCCGTCGAGCGGCCGCGCAGCGGCGCGCTGTATCGCCTGAGCGGCCTGCGCGCGCTGGCGGCCAGCGCCTGGTGCCTGCTGGTATTCGCCTGCGCTTTCGTGATCCCGATGCTGCAATTGCTGGTGTGGTTCTGGCAGCGCGGGCGCTTCGATCTCGACGAGCGCTACCTGGCGCTGATCCTCCATACCCTGTACCTGGGCGCCCTGGCGGCGCTGATCACCGTGGCGGTCGCCTTGCTGCTGGCCTTCGCCCGGCGCCAGGCACCAACCCGCCTGATGGGCGCCACCGTCGGCCTGGCCAACCTCGGCTACGCACTGCCGGGCTCGATGCTGGCGGTGGCCATCATGCTGGCCTTCAGCACCCTGGACAACGGCCTGGTCATCCCGCTGTCGACATGGCTCGGTGGCGCCGGCAAGGCGCTGTTGCTGGGCAGCCTGGGCGCGCTGCTGCTGGCCTACCTGATCCGCTTTCTGGCGGTGGCCCATGGGCCCCTGGAAACCAGCCTGGCGCGCATTCGCCCGTCGCTGGCCCAGGCGTCGCGCAGCCTGGGGGTCGGCGGCGTGCCATTGTTCGGGCGTCTGTACCTGCCGCTGCTGATGCCCGGCGTGTTGTCGGCGGCCCTGCTGGTCTTCGTCGACGTGCTCAAGGAAATGCCGGCCACGCTGCTGATGCGCCCCTTCGGCTGGGACACCCTGGCGGTGCGCATCTTCGAGATGACCAGCGAAGGCGAGTGGGCGCGCGCCGCGCTGCCGGCGCTGACCCTGGTGCTGGTCGGGTTGCTGCCGGTAATCGTGCTGATCCGCCGTTCCGCCCAGCGAATCGGATAA